The proteins below are encoded in one region of Malaclemys terrapin pileata isolate rMalTer1 chromosome 20, rMalTer1.hap1, whole genome shotgun sequence:
- the ATF5 gene encoding cyclic AMP-dependent transcription factor ATF-5 has translation MSMLAVLSLDLEKTPLPASALSWRAEFLKIPGHYESMPGATDGRYAHGTEAMMLAGDGFSDWMTERVDFSSLLMESGDPSLPSPPLPDLEAMASLLKKELEQMEDYFLEESLSPGLGLDQVAPSTPPSHQPAFPFPFGDESGPAGSFPPFGSDNPTPLQTLDSGCLELLNLYGAGVPGECPGQGLLEECASSPAAKRSRPSPLEQPAAPCGPALPQQKGDRKQKKRDQNKTAALRYRQRKRAEYEALDDECQGLEARNRELKEKADSIEREIQYVKDLLIEVYKARSQRLRAS, from the exons ATGTCAATGCTGGCAGTGCTGTCCCTGGACCTGGAGAAGACTCCGCTCCCAGCTAGTGCCCTCTCCTGGAGGGCCGAGTTCCTCAAGATCCCTGGCCACTATGAGTCCATGCCAGGGGCCACGGATGGGCGCTATGCCCATGGCACAGAGGCAATGATGCTGGCAG GCGATGGCTTCTCAGACTGGATGACGGAGAGGGTGGACTTCTCCTCTCTCCTGATGGAGTCGGGGGACCCATCGCTGCCCTCACCCCCGCTGCCCGACCTGGAGGCCATGGCCTCCCTCCTGAAGAAAGAGCTGGAGCAGATGGAGGACTACTTCCTGGAGGAGTCGCTGTCCCCTGGGCTGGGCTTGGACCAGGTGGCCCCCAGCACACCACCTTCACACCAGCctgccttccccttcccctttggGGATGAGAGCGGGCCAGCAGGATCCTTCCCACCCTTTGGCTCTGACAATCCCACACCACTGCAGACCCTTGACTCGGGCTGCCTGGAGCTCCTCAACCTGTATGGGGCAGGGGTGCCTGGGGAGTGCCCTGGCCAGGGCCTGCTGGAGGAGTGTGCCAGTAGCCCAGCAGCCAAGCGCAGCAGGCCAAGCCCCTTGGAGCAGCCAGCAGCCCCCTGTGGGCCAGCCTTGCCCCAGCAAAAGGGGGACCGTAAACAAAAGAAGCGGGACCAGAACAAAACAGCAGCACTGCGGTACCGGCAGCGGAAGCGGGCTGAGTACGAGGCACTGGATGATGAGTGCCAGGGCCTGGAGGCCAGGAACCGTGAGCTCAAGGAGAAGGCAGACTCCATTGAGCGAGAGATCCAGTATGTCAAGGACCTGCTCATTGAAGTCTACAAGGCCCGGAGCCAGAGGCTCCGGGCCAGCTAG